atgtgtatatatagcaaatatataataaatactAATGTAAAAAggtatgtatatacatacataaaggTTAAAATGTCTTACATTCTGTAATACATTATTAGTTTAAACTTGACAAAACGTTCATTATTTTTCAGGAGCAGTTTGCATTTATTAGACAGCACAGTAAAGAGACAGGCCCTGCTGATTTGTGTCTTAAGCCACTGAACTAACAGAataaagcagacagaaaaataacGGCTGGATTTTTGTTTAAACGTGCTGATGAAAACCATGGGATAAAGGCAAGCCGGCCAAAGCAGAGCTATTTTATGGGccattatttatctgtttaacATCATCATCTACCTCTGACTTATGGTGGGCCACCATTATACATGTCTGATACATAAGATTCCAAAAGAGTGTGTCACCCATTTGAGTTTGGGTAAAACcatattgcttttttttttttttttttgcataactACATTTAATTCCACGGCCTCAGATACAAAGATACCCCTTTAACATAACAAAATTATCTAATAACTCAAAGTAATCTTTATAATGAAAAAGTTTACATAGTTACAATACAACTCTGAATTATGTTAGGcctcaaagtttttttttcttttcttttttctctctcttttttttttaaaaaaacaggagagatAGAAATTAGAATTGATATCACGGCTCCTTAATTTACAGAGTTGGCAGTAGCACTTTGCATTAAATCAtgtatttactgtttttgtttttgtttgtcttccagTTCCAGCGTCAAAGCCAGATGTGTCTCAGACATGTCTGTCACCAGAGCAGATGTCAGTCAGCTGCTCCTCTGACGGAGAAGGAGTAGAGTTCATTTTGACTTTGGACGGACAGTTACTGATACGTTCCAGAGACCACAGTCTGTCTCCAGCAGACATGCAGTCACTGACTGGGAGTACagctgaacaaaacaaatccaGCATTTCAAACATTACCATCAGTTTACATGGTCAGCTGACTGGAAACTTGATGTGTAATGTTCAGAACAATGTCAGCAGGGATCAAACAGTTATTCACCTGAAAAGCTGCAAAGGTACAGTGTTTAAAGGACAGTTGTTCTCATTTTGTAATATTAACTCTTTGCTGCAGTGTCACATTTTTATACAAGTAAACatgattaaattattattcttCCCTCTGATACTGAAATCTGAAATCTtgtacatgaaaaataacagaCTAGAATCTCAGCCACTGGtcctgtgattttgtttttgataatcTATCACATCCACTGCCTCTGTAAATATCACTATATGTCATGCATCTGGTAGAAGACAAAAGAGGACATCATGATATCTAATTTGgtttgatatttgtgtttcCTAGATCTTTCTTCTCCCATCCCCGTTGTGACTGTGGCTGTGATAGCTAGTGCTGTCATTCTCCTTCTTCTTGTAGCTTTATGGTTTGGCATAAGAAATCATCATAGGAAATCAAGATCTACAACTGGACCCACGACTATTAATGGGAGTAAGTGAAAGATGTTCTACCTGTCATACTAAGTGAAgttaatatataatatagttacacaatttttccttttaattcaAGGTAGTGACCaaataattttgttgttttaagtcGTTTAagaatggtttaaaaaaatatatcatctCTGTCACAGGTTACTTCTTCAAAAATACAGTTCACGTCATGACTGTTTTAAATTTTTCTAGGTCACTGTGAAGATGAAATTGTCTACACAGATGTCAGAGTTATAAGAGATATGAAGAAAACCTGATCCAGTTCACATAAGCACAATTATTTTCTCCTAAGTCATTATTAGGCATCTACCATTGTTTTAACTGTAACCTTGCTGAAAAACCTCATAACTAACCCTTGAATCGAAAACATGATCATTGTCAGTGTGGCATGAaaaggtgatttttttgtgtttttctcttctgttacTTTCCTTTTAATTGTGTTGTATTGcaacatttttaagtgttttatcctttttttacttgtgtttttcaaATAAACATACACTGATAACTTTTGTTTTCACCAATGccaaagagaatgaaaagaagGTTTCTATGCAACTGGTAA
The DNA window shown above is from Lates calcarifer isolate ASB-BC8 linkage group LG20, TLL_Latcal_v3, whole genome shotgun sequence and carries:
- the LOC108893970 gene encoding uncharacterized protein LOC108893970 isoform X2; this encodes MISIYLIITALATTALGKGSFECSFSEPTGDQQCFGAVGQPLLFHLPTTADTNMKLTKDDKYMILKVDKNQIVSLNKEYVNQSENVTPGTLNLGNAMKRHSGDYMLEEFGSNGTLVKKINVHLEIRVPASKPDVSQTCLSPEQMSVSCSSDGEGVEFILTLDGQLLIRSRDHSLSPADMQSLTGSTAEQNKSSISNITISLHGQLTGNLMCNVQNNVSRDQTVIHLKSCKDLSSPIPVVTVAVIASAVILLLLVALWFGIRNHHRKSRSTTGPTTINGSHCEDEIVYTDVRVIRDMKKT
- the LOC108893970 gene encoding uncharacterized protein LOC108893970 isoform X1, whose amino-acid sequence is MWQTMIFINLIITALTTTALGKGSFECSFSEPTGDQQCFGAVGQPLLFHLPTTADTNMKLTKDDKYMILKVDKNQIVSLNKEYVNQSENVTPGTLNLGNAMKRHSGDYMLEEFGSNGTLVKKINVHLEIRVPASKPDVSQTCLSPEQMSVSCSSDGEGVEFILTLDGQLLIRSRDHSLSPADMQSLTGSTAEQNKSSISNITISLHGQLTGNLMCNVQNNVSRDQTVIHLKSCKDLSSPIPVVTVAVIASAVILLLLVALWFGIRNHHRKSRSTTGPTTINGSHCEDEIVYTDVRVIRDMKKT